A portion of the Rhodococcus pseudokoreensis genome contains these proteins:
- a CDS encoding TfoX/Sxy family protein — MKMPKPSDEDKQFFRSLIPDTPGVEVKPMFGNLGAFVNGNMFAGLLGPSVGVRLLNEQAKAELASTDGVGGFGPGEKPMREYLALPDRWRDTPDLATPWIERALAEVAELPPKQPKPQKK, encoded by the coding sequence GTGAAGATGCCGAAACCGTCCGATGAGGACAAGCAGTTCTTCCGCTCGCTGATCCCCGACACCCCCGGCGTCGAGGTGAAGCCGATGTTCGGCAACCTCGGCGCGTTCGTCAACGGCAACATGTTCGCCGGACTGCTCGGGCCGAGCGTCGGGGTGCGGCTCCTGAACGAGCAGGCGAAAGCTGAACTGGCGTCCACCGACGGCGTCGGCGGATTCGGCCCGGGTGAGAAGCCGATGCGCGAATACCTGGCTCTGCCCGACCGGTGGCGGGACACCCCGGACCTCGCCACCCCGTGGATCGAACGCGCGCTCGCCGAGGTCGCCGAACTGCCACCGAAACAGCCGAAGCCGCAGAAGAAGTAG
- a CDS encoding glycosyltransferase, translating to MSAAAERIVGVVVTHKRRELLAESLKVLGSQTRPLDHLVVVDNAAEDDVRALVESSGIPTSYLGSQHNLGGAGGFALGILYALSLGADWVWLADDDGRPEGPKVLETLLDCAQRHGLAEVSPVVCDIDDPDRLAFPLRRGVEWRRLRSELFTDGDDSADLLPGIASLFNGALFRASAIDTVGVPDLRLFVRGDEVEVHRRLVRSGLPFGTCLQTAYVHPNGAEEFKPILGGRMHTQYPDNETKRFFTYRNRGYLLSQPGMRKLLPQEWVRFGWYFLVTRRDPQGLREWMRLRKLGRQERFERP from the coding sequence GTGAGCGCTGCTGCCGAGCGGATCGTCGGCGTCGTCGTCACCCACAAACGCCGGGAACTGCTGGCGGAGTCGCTGAAGGTCCTCGGCTCGCAGACGCGTCCGCTGGACCATCTGGTGGTCGTGGACAACGCCGCCGAGGACGACGTGCGCGCACTCGTCGAGTCGTCCGGGATCCCCACCAGCTACCTCGGGTCGCAGCACAATCTGGGCGGGGCGGGCGGCTTCGCCCTGGGGATTCTGTACGCCCTCTCGCTCGGCGCCGACTGGGTGTGGCTCGCCGACGACGACGGCAGGCCCGAGGGGCCGAAGGTCCTGGAGACGCTACTCGACTGCGCGCAGCGGCACGGGCTGGCCGAGGTGTCCCCCGTGGTCTGTGACATCGACGACCCCGACCGGCTCGCGTTCCCGCTGCGCCGCGGCGTCGAGTGGCGTCGGCTGCGGTCCGAACTGTTCACCGACGGCGACGACTCGGCCGACCTGCTGCCGGGCATCGCGTCGCTGTTCAACGGCGCCCTGTTCCGGGCGTCGGCGATCGACACGGTCGGCGTCCCCGACCTGCGGCTGTTCGTCCGCGGCGACGAGGTGGAGGTGCATCGCCGGCTGGTGCGGTCGGGGCTGCCGTTCGGCACGTGCCTGCAGACGGCGTACGTGCACCCGAACGGCGCGGAGGAGTTCAAACCGATCCTCGGCGGCCGGATGCACACCCAGTACCCGGACAACGAGACGAAACGCTTCTTCACCTACCGCAACCGCGGCTATCTGCTGTCCCAGCCGGGCATGCGGAAGCTGCTGCCGCAGGAATGGGTGCGGTTCGGGTGGTACTTCCTCGTCACGAGGCGTGATCCGCAGGGTCTGCGGGAGTGGATGCGGCTGCGCAAGCTGGGCCGTCAGGAGCGGTTCGAGCGGCCGTAA
- a CDS encoding bacterial proteasome activator family protein has product MTNSENEHVVVIGPDGQPMAIPVAEAASKPEGSDAAGAAAAENGNGTESIADMVEQPAKVMRIGTMIKQLLEEVRAAPLDDASRNRLKEIHKSSIRELEQGLAPELRDELERLTLPFTDDTVPTDAELRIAQAQLVGWLEGLFHGIQTALFAQQMAARSQLEQMRQGALPPGISMGNPHGPHNNDPGSQSSGTGQYL; this is encoded by the coding sequence ATGACGAACTCGGAGAATGAACACGTAGTCGTGATCGGCCCCGACGGTCAGCCCATGGCGATTCCCGTCGCCGAGGCGGCGAGCAAGCCCGAGGGCTCCGACGCCGCGGGAGCCGCCGCCGCCGAGAACGGGAACGGCACCGAGTCGATCGCCGACATGGTGGAGCAGCCGGCCAAGGTCATGCGCATCGGAACGATGATCAAGCAACTCCTCGAGGAGGTGCGCGCAGCACCGCTCGACGACGCCAGCCGCAACCGGTTGAAGGAGATCCACAAGTCGTCGATCCGCGAACTCGAGCAGGGCCTGGCCCCCGAACTGCGCGACGAACTCGAACGCCTCACGCTGCCCTTCACCGACGACACCGTCCCCACCGACGCCGAACTCCGCATCGCGCAGGCACAGCTGGTGGGGTGGCTCGAAGGACTGTTCCACGGTATCCAGACGGCCCTGTTCGCCCAGCAGATGGCGGCCCGCTCCCAGCTCGAGCAGATGCGTCAGGGAGCCCTGCCTCCGGGCATCAGCATGGGCAACCCGCACGGGCCGCACAACAACGATCCGGGATCGCAGTCGAGCGGTACCGGCCAGTACCTGTAG
- a CDS encoding ArsR/SmtB family transcription factor has product MLDQLEVAAEPTRRRLMQLLTAGEQTVNNLAAHFPASRSAISQHLRVLTEAGLVTARKDGRFRYYRLDPQGLAQLRTLFDSFWIDELDRLVADATDEAGSKGDS; this is encoded by the coding sequence GTGCTCGATCAGTTGGAAGTCGCAGCTGAGCCCACCCGGAGACGCCTCATGCAACTGCTGACCGCAGGTGAACAGACCGTCAACAACCTCGCCGCACACTTCCCCGCGAGCCGGTCTGCGATCTCGCAACATCTCCGGGTGCTCACCGAGGCCGGGCTGGTCACCGCGCGCAAGGACGGACGCTTCAGGTACTACCGGCTCGATCCTCAGGGACTCGCACAGCTCCGCACGTTGTTCGACTCCTTCTGGATCGACGAACTCGACCGCCTCGTCGCGGACGCCACCGACGAAGCAGGATCCAAAGGAGACAGCTGA
- a CDS encoding ABC transporter permease — translation MSASAIETEAAGGPLPASDSQTFRRAFKDLRDGFAQRELWLSLGWQDIKQRYRRSVIGPFWITIATGVQAAAMGILYSALLDIPLDEFLPYVTVGLIVWNLISASILEGSEVFIANEGLIKQLPSALSVHVYRLVWRQLLLFAHNLVIYVIMLFAFGVWRHLTWTSLAAIPAIALIVVNAAWVSIMFGIFSTRYRDIAPILGSMTLLLFVLTPIMWTTQSLEAQGGQAAERVKLAELNPLFHYLDIVRAPMIGQDQQAYHWYIVLAITVVGWTAAILALRKYRARVPYWV, via the coding sequence GTGTCAGCATCCGCTATCGAAACCGAGGCCGCAGGCGGCCCGCTCCCGGCGTCCGACTCGCAGACCTTCCGTCGCGCGTTCAAGGACCTCAGGGACGGCTTCGCTCAGCGCGAGCTGTGGCTGAGCCTCGGCTGGCAGGACATCAAGCAGCGTTACCGCCGGTCGGTGATCGGCCCGTTCTGGATCACCATCGCCACCGGCGTGCAAGCCGCGGCGATGGGCATCCTGTACTCGGCCCTGCTGGACATCCCGCTGGACGAGTTCCTGCCGTACGTCACGGTGGGTCTGATCGTCTGGAACCTGATCAGCGCGAGCATCCTCGAGGGGTCCGAGGTGTTCATCGCCAACGAGGGGCTGATCAAACAGCTGCCGTCGGCGCTGAGCGTCCACGTGTACCGGCTGGTGTGGCGGCAACTGCTGCTGTTCGCCCACAACCTCGTCATCTACGTGATCATGCTGTTCGCGTTCGGGGTGTGGCGGCACCTGACCTGGACGTCGCTGGCCGCGATCCCGGCGATCGCGCTGATCGTCGTCAACGCGGCGTGGGTGTCGATCATGTTCGGCATCTTCTCCACCCGCTACCGGGACATCGCGCCGATCCTCGGCAGCATGACGCTGCTGCTGTTCGTGCTGACACCGATCATGTGGACCACGCAGAGCCTGGAGGCGCAGGGCGGTCAGGCCGCCGAGCGCGTCAAGCTCGCCGAGCTGAACCCGCTGTTCCACTACCTCGATATCGTGCGCGCGCCGATGATCGGGCAGGACCAGCAGGCGTACCACTGGTACATCGTGCTGGCCATCACCGTCGTCGGCTGGACCGCCGCCATCCTCGCGCTTCGCAAGTACCGGGCCCGTGTGCCCTACTGGGTTTAG
- a CDS encoding ABC transporter ATP-binding protein, protein MTEHVSIETRDACVDFPIFDAKSRSLKKAFLGKAGGSIGRNNSDVVVVEALRDINLSLKEGDRIGLVGHNGAGKSTLLRLLSGIYEPTRGSASIRGRVAPVFDLGVGMDPEISGYENIIIRGLFLGQTRKQMLAKMDEIADFTELGEYLSMPLRTYSTGMRVRVAMGVVTSIDPEILLLDEGIGAVDAEFMKKARVRLQALVERSGILVFASHSNEFLAQLCDRAMWIDHGQIRQEGGIEDVVRAYEGDDAADHVRHVIYEMDREKSGLTRAAERDARSVGSNERPVRTAAEAEAESA, encoded by the coding sequence ATGACAGAACATGTGAGTATCGAGACGCGGGATGCCTGCGTCGACTTTCCGATCTTCGACGCCAAGTCCCGGTCGCTGAAGAAGGCGTTCCTCGGCAAGGCCGGCGGATCCATCGGTCGCAACAACTCGGACGTCGTGGTGGTCGAGGCCCTGCGCGACATCAACCTGTCGCTGAAGGAAGGCGACCGGATCGGTCTGGTCGGCCACAACGGTGCCGGCAAGTCGACGCTGCTGCGGTTGCTGTCCGGCATCTACGAGCCCACCCGCGGCAGCGCGAGCATCCGCGGTCGCGTGGCCCCGGTCTTCGACCTCGGTGTGGGCATGGACCCCGAGATCTCCGGCTACGAGAACATCATCATCCGCGGGCTGTTCCTCGGGCAGACCCGCAAGCAGATGCTCGCGAAGATGGACGAGATCGCCGACTTCACCGAACTGGGCGAGTACCTGTCGATGCCGCTGCGCACGTACTCCACCGGCATGCGGGTGCGCGTCGCGATGGGCGTGGTCACCAGCATCGACCCGGAGATCCTGCTGCTCGACGAGGGCATCGGCGCCGTCGACGCGGAGTTCATGAAGAAGGCGCGCGTCCGGTTGCAGGCCCTGGTGGAGCGGTCCGGGATCCTGGTGTTCGCCAGCCACTCCAACGAGTTCCTCGCCCAGCTGTGCGACCGGGCCATGTGGATCGACCACGGTCAGATCCGGCAGGAGGGCGGCATCGAGGACGTCGTCCGCGCGTACGAGGGCGACGACGCCGCCGACCACGTCCGCCACGTGATCTACGAGATGGACCGGGAGAAGTCCGGGCTGACCCGCGCGGCCGAACGGGACGCCCGTAGCGTCGGATCGAACGAGCGTCCCGTTCGCACGGCCGCGGAAGCCGAGGCGGAGTCCGCGTGA
- a CDS encoding TIGR03086 family metal-binding protein, translating into MPFDKTVVVPLDPDATFDLVTRPDRLRRWQTVAARVDLQAGGEYRWTVVPGHSAAGTFREVVPGQRVVFGWGWEGDDELPPGSSTVTVTLTPTAGGTEVRLVHDGLNAEQAARHAEGWNHYLDRLVAAAQTSDAGPDDWAAAPDPLDELSSAEATLAVVQRVLRGVTADDMSKQTPCTEFTVSQLADHLVGSITSLGGAAGATFDDDPGKPVEARIADLAQPALEAWRNRGVDGTVTLGTNSFPATVAAGILSIEFLVHAWDFAAATGGDVAVSEPLAEYVLALTHKIISPEGRKAVGFDDPLPVEHTSDAVTRLIAYTGRHPVPAA; encoded by the coding sequence ATGCCATTCGACAAGACCGTCGTCGTCCCGCTGGACCCGGACGCCACGTTCGATCTCGTCACCAGACCGGACCGATTGCGGCGGTGGCAGACCGTCGCGGCCCGCGTCGACCTGCAGGCCGGCGGCGAATACCGGTGGACCGTGGTTCCCGGACACTCGGCGGCGGGCACCTTCCGGGAGGTCGTGCCCGGACAGCGGGTGGTGTTCGGGTGGGGCTGGGAAGGTGACGACGAACTCCCACCCGGATCGTCCACCGTGACGGTCACTCTCACCCCGACCGCCGGCGGCACCGAGGTGCGCCTCGTGCACGACGGGCTGAACGCCGAACAGGCCGCCCGCCACGCGGAGGGCTGGAACCATTACCTCGACCGGCTCGTCGCCGCCGCGCAGACGAGCGACGCCGGGCCCGACGACTGGGCGGCCGCACCGGACCCACTCGACGAACTGTCCAGCGCCGAGGCGACATTGGCCGTCGTGCAACGCGTCCTCCGCGGCGTCACGGCCGACGACATGTCCAAGCAGACGCCGTGCACCGAGTTCACCGTCTCGCAGCTCGCCGATCATCTCGTCGGTTCGATCACCTCCCTCGGCGGCGCGGCGGGCGCGACGTTCGACGACGACCCCGGCAAACCCGTCGAGGCCAGAATCGCCGACCTCGCCCAGCCCGCGCTGGAGGCGTGGCGCAATCGCGGCGTCGACGGAACCGTGACGCTCGGGACGAACAGTTTCCCCGCGACCGTCGCAGCGGGGATCCTGTCGATCGAATTCCTGGTTCACGCCTGGGATTTCGCGGCGGCGACCGGTGGTGACGTGGCAGTATCGGAGCCGCTCGCCGAATACGTGCTGGCGTTGACACACAAGATCATCTCGCCCGAAGGCAGGAAGGCAGTCGGGTTCGACGACCCCCTACCCGTCGAGCACACCAGCGACGCTGTGACCCGGCTCATCGCCTACACCGGCCGCCACCCCGTCCCGGCGGCCTGA
- a CDS encoding MarR family winged helix-turn-helix transcriptional regulator: MTAETSDAEAATNWLTAAEMRAWRGYMDGNQRLMDVLNRDLQEKHDLSLADYRILVLLSESPDGSLRMSDLADGVLSSRSRLTHQIRRMEAQGMVTRDTCLEDGRGVLAVITDEGRARLADAAPTHVAGVRSNLVDLLTKSQLKVLAEVFERVDKAIGDR; this comes from the coding sequence GTGACAGCAGAAACCTCCGACGCCGAAGCCGCAACCAACTGGTTGACGGCGGCCGAGATGCGCGCCTGGCGCGGATACATGGACGGCAACCAGCGGCTGATGGACGTCCTCAACCGGGATCTGCAGGAGAAACACGACCTCTCCCTCGCGGACTACCGGATTCTGGTGCTGCTGTCCGAGTCGCCGGACGGTTCGCTGCGCATGAGCGACCTCGCGGACGGCGTCCTCTCCTCCCGCAGCCGCCTCACCCACCAGATCCGGCGGATGGAAGCGCAGGGCATGGTCACCCGCGACACCTGCCTCGAGGACGGCCGCGGGGTGCTCGCCGTCATCACCGACGAAGGTCGCGCCCGGCTCGCCGACGCGGCCCCCACCCACGTGGCCGGCGTGCGCAGCAACCTCGTCGATCTGCTCACCAAGTCTCAGCTCAAGGTTCTCGCCGAGGTGTTCGAACGCGTCGACAAGGCCATCGGCGACCGCTGA
- a CDS encoding NAD(P)H-quinone oxidoreductase, with amino-acid sequence MYAITIDQPGGPEVMTWAEQPDPELPPGHVLLDVAATAVNRADLLQRQGFYPPPPGASDILGLECSGTIAELGEGVSGWSVGDQVCALLAGGGYAEKVAVPASQLLPLPEGVDLLVAASLPEVACTVWANVVMGAGLSRGDVLLVHGGGGGIGTHAIQVGVALGARVAVTAGSEEKLARCRELGADILVNYREADFVDEIRKATDGHGADVILDNMGGAYLDRNVDALAADGRLVVIGMQGGRKGELDLGKVLAKRAHVTAAGLRGRPESGREGKADIVADVRKRLWPLIAEGAVQPVVSAELPITEAPRGHELLDSADTVGKVILTIPRN; translated from the coding sequence ATGTATGCGATCACGATCGACCAGCCGGGCGGCCCCGAAGTCATGACGTGGGCCGAGCAGCCGGACCCGGAACTTCCCCCCGGTCACGTTCTCCTCGACGTCGCCGCGACGGCCGTCAACCGCGCCGACCTGTTGCAGCGTCAGGGGTTCTATCCGCCGCCGCCCGGGGCCAGCGACATCCTCGGGCTCGAATGCTCCGGCACGATCGCCGAACTCGGCGAGGGAGTGTCCGGCTGGTCCGTCGGCGACCAGGTGTGTGCGCTGCTGGCCGGCGGCGGCTACGCGGAGAAGGTGGCCGTCCCCGCCTCGCAGCTTCTGCCGCTGCCCGAGGGCGTCGATCTGCTCGTCGCGGCGTCGCTGCCGGAGGTCGCGTGCACGGTGTGGGCGAACGTCGTGATGGGCGCCGGACTGTCCCGCGGCGACGTGCTGCTGGTGCACGGCGGTGGCGGCGGCATCGGCACCCACGCCATCCAGGTGGGCGTCGCGCTGGGGGCCCGCGTGGCCGTCACCGCCGGATCCGAGGAGAAATTGGCGCGCTGCCGCGAACTCGGCGCCGACATCCTCGTCAACTACCGCGAAGCCGATTTCGTCGACGAGATCCGCAAGGCGACGGACGGACACGGCGCCGACGTGATCCTCGACAACATGGGCGGCGCCTACCTGGACCGCAATGTCGACGCGCTCGCCGCCGACGGCCGGCTCGTCGTGATCGGCATGCAGGGCGGCCGCAAGGGCGAACTGGACCTGGGCAAGGTGCTGGCCAAACGCGCCCACGTGACGGCCGCCGGACTACGGGGGCGCCCCGAGTCGGGTCGCGAGGGCAAGGCCGACATCGTCGCCGACGTCCGCAAGCGGCTGTGGCCGCTGATCGCGGAGGGCGCGGTCCAGCCCGTCGTCTCGGCCGAACTACCCATCACCGAGGCTCCGCGCGGACACGAACTGCTCGACTCCGCGGACACCGTCGGCAAGGTGATCCTGACGATCCCGCGGAACTGA
- a CDS encoding maleylpyruvate isomerase family mycothiol-dependent enzyme, producing the protein MTTSSPWPTIHQERRALVDDLEPLTDTQWSTPSLCERWTVRDVFAHMTATEKMTPPKFVGKLVGSGFRINTMFEKDIAHEEEGTPAEALDEFRAHMADSTHPPGPIDAMLGEMIVHGEDIRRPLGITHEYPMDAVVRVADFYKNSNLLIGSKSRVAGLTLRATDTDWTTGSGPEVSGPMLALVLAMTGRGASLDELGGDGLDKLKSALSK; encoded by the coding sequence ATGACAACGTCAAGCCCCTGGCCCACGATTCACCAAGAACGCCGCGCCCTGGTGGACGACCTCGAACCGCTGACCGACACTCAGTGGTCGACGCCGTCGCTCTGCGAGCGGTGGACAGTGCGGGACGTGTTCGCGCACATGACGGCGACGGAGAAGATGACGCCGCCGAAATTCGTCGGAAAGCTCGTCGGGTCGGGATTTCGGATCAACACCATGTTCGAGAAGGACATCGCACACGAAGAGGAAGGAACACCGGCGGAGGCGCTCGACGAGTTCCGGGCGCACATGGCCGACTCCACCCACCCGCCGGGCCCGATCGACGCCATGCTGGGCGAGATGATCGTCCACGGCGAGGACATCCGCCGGCCGCTCGGCATCACGCACGAGTACCCGATGGACGCCGTCGTCCGGGTCGCCGACTTCTACAAGAATTCGAACCTGCTGATCGGGTCGAAGTCGCGGGTCGCCGGGCTGACGCTGCGGGCCACCGACACCGACTGGACCACCGGATCGGGACCCGAGGTCTCCGGCCCGATGCTGGCGCTCGTGCTGGCGATGACGGGTCGCGGCGCCTCGCTCGACGAACTCGGCGGAGACGGCTTGGACAAGCTGAAGTCGGCGCTGTCCAAGTAG
- a CDS encoding RES family NAD+ phosphorylase, with product MSRDSVALRPPARPLQHFPGCELTAAQALHRGHNKGNGPWWFSSSGGGRFDLTPPRGTCYLALDELTAIRETVGAALAATGIISEDFAALRQLSTLVVPHAHRVADTCAEAAADFGLTRELSSMTPYSVPQEWAAAFEAVSFTGLRYQTRFTTGPSANAVALFGEAGEADWPTDPSSEPLTVAARRHGFTVARPPRSVRIVSPPTSGQGLSEL from the coding sequence GTGAGCCGAGACTCCGTTGCCCTCCGCCCTCCGGCCCGTCCACTGCAGCATTTCCCCGGTTGCGAGCTCACCGCGGCGCAGGCGCTGCACCGCGGACACAACAAGGGGAACGGTCCGTGGTGGTTCTCCTCCTCCGGCGGCGGCCGGTTCGATCTGACACCGCCACGGGGCACCTGCTACCTCGCGCTCGACGAGCTCACCGCGATCCGGGAGACCGTCGGGGCGGCGCTGGCGGCGACCGGGATCATCAGCGAGGACTTCGCCGCATTACGCCAGCTGTCGACCCTGGTCGTGCCTCACGCACACCGCGTGGCCGACACCTGCGCGGAGGCGGCCGCGGATTTCGGTCTGACCCGAGAACTGTCGTCCATGACCCCCTACTCGGTGCCGCAGGAATGGGCCGCCGCGTTCGAGGCCGTCAGCTTCACCGGCCTGCGGTACCAGACCCGCTTCACCACCGGCCCGAGCGCCAACGCAGTGGCGCTGTTCGGGGAGGCGGGTGAGGCGGACTGGCCGACCGACCCGAGTTCCGAGCCGCTCACGGTGGCCGCTCGCCGGCACGGCTTCACCGTCGCACGCCCGCCGCGGTCGGTGCGCATCGTATCGCCGCCGACTTCAGGTCAAGGCCTGAGCGAACTGTGA
- a CDS encoding cysteine desulfurase-like protein: MAYDVARVRGLIPSLGDGWIHLDPQAGMQIPDAVSRTVSTAFRASASSSTGRHVSSRRSAAVLDAARAAVADLVGGDPAGVVLGPDRSVLLAWLAESLSTRLGLGTGLVLSRLDEEANVAPWLRVASRYGAQVRWAEVEIETCELPSWQFQDLITTTTRLVALTAASPIVGSAPDVRVASDRVHEVGGLMVVDAIGAAPYAHVDINELGADVVAVGATSWGGPQVGALVFRDPSLLDRIPAVSLNPYARGVERLEVGVHQFALLAGLTTSIDFLANLDESATGSRREKLEASISSLQNYQDTLFDHLMSSLKRLPQVMVIGRSPSRVPTLSFTVAGVSADKVASHLADKRIATVSGVHGGSRLLDALGVNDEGGAVTIGLAPYTTRYEIDQLVNELATLG; encoded by the coding sequence ATGGCTTACGACGTTGCCCGCGTTCGGGGACTCATCCCCTCACTCGGCGACGGTTGGATCCATCTCGATCCGCAGGCCGGCATGCAGATTCCGGACGCGGTGTCGCGCACTGTCTCCACGGCCTTCCGGGCTTCTGCCTCTTCGTCGACCGGACGACATGTGTCCAGCCGGCGCAGTGCGGCGGTTCTCGATGCGGCCCGAGCAGCCGTCGCCGACCTGGTCGGAGGCGATCCCGCCGGGGTCGTGCTCGGACCCGACCGATCCGTTCTCCTGGCCTGGCTGGCGGAGTCGCTGAGCACGCGACTCGGTCTCGGAACCGGGCTCGTGCTCTCCCGCCTCGACGAGGAAGCGAACGTGGCCCCCTGGTTGCGCGTGGCCAGCCGCTACGGCGCCCAGGTGCGATGGGCGGAGGTCGAGATCGAGACCTGCGAACTCCCCAGCTGGCAGTTCCAGGACCTCATCACCACCACGACGCGCCTGGTCGCACTCACCGCCGCCTCCCCGATCGTCGGCTCGGCGCCCGACGTCCGCGTCGCCTCGGACCGCGTCCACGAAGTCGGCGGACTGATGGTCGTCGACGCGATCGGCGCCGCCCCCTACGCGCACGTCGACATCAACGAACTCGGTGCGGACGTCGTCGCCGTCGGCGCCACCTCCTGGGGCGGACCGCAGGTCGGGGCACTCGTCTTCCGCGACCCGTCGCTCCTCGACCGCATCCCGGCCGTGTCGCTCAACCCGTATGCGCGGGGTGTCGAACGTCTCGAGGTCGGGGTGCACCAGTTCGCGCTCCTCGCCGGCCTCACCACGTCGATCGACTTCCTCGCGAACCTCGACGAGTCGGCCACCGGTTCCCGGCGCGAGAAGCTCGAGGCGTCCATCAGCTCGCTGCAGAACTACCAGGACACCCTGTTCGACCACCTCATGTCCTCGCTGAAGCGGCTACCGCAGGTGATGGTCATCGGCCGGTCGCCGAGTCGGGTTCCGACGCTCAGCTTCACCGTCGCCGGAGTCTCGGCCGACAAGGTCGCGTCGCACCTCGCCGACAAGCGCATCGCCACCGTCAGCGGCGTCCACGGCGGCTCCCGGCTGCTCGACGCCCTGGGTGTCAACGACGAGGGCGGCGCCGTCACCATCGGTCTCGCGCCGTACACCACCCGCTACGAGATCGACCAGCTCGTCAACGAGCTCGCCACCCTGGGCTGA
- a CDS encoding VOC family protein → MPNKSEYAQGTPSWVDLQTSDQDAAKKFYSELLGWEYDDRPMPEGPVYSMATVRGENVAAIAPLPPDAAKAGAPANWNTYIAVDDVDATVAKVPGAGGQVLMPAFDISDAGRMSFVTDPTGAAVGLWQANRHIGASLVGDPGACLWNELNTGDVDKALAFYNSVFGITSSTMSMGPEYTYHLLEVGEDQVGGCGQPMTPGTPNHWRVYFAVENVDASAAKVVELGGTIVEEAMDIPTVGRMAGVADPQGATFSIMTPEERQDQ, encoded by the coding sequence ATGCCCAACAAGTCGGAATACGCCCAGGGAACACCGAGCTGGGTAGACCTCCAAACCAGCGATCAGGACGCGGCCAAGAAGTTCTATTCGGAACTGCTCGGCTGGGAATACGACGACCGGCCGATGCCCGAGGGCCCCGTCTACTCGATGGCCACGGTGCGCGGCGAGAACGTCGCCGCCATCGCGCCACTGCCGCCCGACGCCGCGAAGGCGGGGGCGCCTGCGAATTGGAACACCTACATCGCGGTCGACGACGTCGACGCGACGGTCGCGAAGGTCCCCGGCGCCGGCGGCCAGGTGCTGATGCCGGCGTTCGACATCTCGGACGCCGGCCGCATGTCCTTCGTCACCGACCCCACCGGAGCGGCCGTCGGACTGTGGCAGGCGAACAGGCACATCGGGGCCTCGCTCGTCGGCGACCCGGGCGCGTGCCTGTGGAACGAACTGAACACCGGCGACGTCGACAAGGCACTCGCGTTCTACAACAGCGTCTTCGGGATCACGTCGTCGACGATGTCCATGGGGCCGGAGTACACGTACCACTTGCTGGAGGTGGGTGAGGATCAGGTCGGGGGCTGCGGTCAGCCGATGACGCCCGGCACCCCCAATCACTGGCGGGTGTACTTCGCCGTCGAGAACGTGGACGCGAGCGCCGCCAAGGTCGTCGAACTCGGCGGCACGATCGTCGAAGAAGCGATGGACATCCCCACCGTCGGCCGCATGGCCGGTGTCGCCGACCCGCAGGGCGCGACGTTCAGCATCATGACGCCCGAGGAACGTCAGGATCAGTAG